Proteins encoded together in one Chitinophaga sp. LS1 window:
- a CDS encoding transposase has product MISLLEEAGINSSGVFLNADPGFDSEELRKACDIKEIELNVKPNKRNGKTASEEYRYFDDQLYKRRTKIEHANAWLDAFKALSVRYETKVFTWMGLHWLALITLFCRKLKV; this is encoded by the coding sequence ATGATCAGTTTATTGGAGGAAGCGGGTATTAACAGTAGCGGCGTTTTTTTGAATGCAGATCCTGGTTTTGACAGTGAGGAGCTACGGAAGGCTTGTGATATAAAAGAAATAGAGCTAAATGTGAAACCCAATAAGCGTAACGGCAAAACCGCCAGTGAGGAGTATAGATATTTTGATGACCAATTGTACAAAAGGAGAACAAAAATTGAGCATGCCAATGCCTGGTTAGACGCGTTTAAAGCTCTATCTGTTCGCTATGAAACAAAAGTATTCACATGGATGGGGTTACATTGGCTTGCTCTTATTACATTATTCTGTCGAAAATTAAAAGTTTAA
- a CDS encoding DNA cytosine methyltransferase encodes MGIRRCENENVKMKHGSIFSGVGGFDLAASYLNWENVFQIEIDSFCQEVLRRRFPSSVRYCDIRRVNAKKYYGAIDVISGGWPCQPFSAAGKRRGSSDNRYLWPQMLRIINEVRPTWVVGENVVGITSMVQSSLSTSLADQASLWEEDKTYTVEEEFIIETICKDFERMGYSVQPIIIPACAVGAWHRRDRIWFLAYSDRFRYERRLFGTCRTEEILPAPFLTRIKTFNLQRIEKDILAKPGLIENYDGFSTRLVKNEIKGYGNSIVPAIAYEIFRAIDIIHHA; translated from the coding sequence ATGGGCATACGAAGATGTGAAAATGAAAATGTGAAAATGAAACATGGGAGTATCTTCTCGGGAGTGGGCGGATTTGACTTAGCAGCGAGTTATTTAAATTGGGAAAACGTTTTTCAGATTGAAATAGATTCATTCTGTCAGGAGGTACTTAGAAGGCGGTTTCCAAGTAGCGTAAGATATTGCGATATAAGGAGGGTAAATGCAAAAAAATACTATGGAGCAATTGATGTTATTTCCGGTGGATGGCCCTGTCAACCTTTTTCAGCAGCCGGGAAAAGGAGAGGGAGCAGCGATAACCGTTACCTCTGGCCGCAGATGCTCAGAATTATTAATGAGGTCAGACCCACTTGGGTTGTTGGTGAAAATGTTGTTGGAATCACCAGTATGGTACAATCCAGTCTATCAACTAGCCTGGCAGATCAAGCCTCTTTATGGGAAGAAGATAAAACTTATACAGTCGAAGAAGAATTTATTATTGAAACCATCTGCAAAGATTTTGAAAGAATGGGATATTCTGTCCAGCCGATTATTATTCCAGCTTGTGCCGTTGGTGCGTGGCACCGACGAGATAGGATCTGGTTTTTGGCCTACTCCGACCGTTTCCGATATGAAAGGAGGCTGTTCGGGACTTGCAGAACAGAAGAGATCTTACCTGCGCCATTTCTTACACGGATCAAGACTTTCAATCTACAGCGGATCGAGAAAGACATCCTTGCCAAACCCGGACTTATTGAGAATTATGATGGGTTTTCCACCAGGCTGGTTAAAAACGAGATAAAAGGATATGGCAATTCGATAGTTCCAGCAATTGCTTATGAGATTTTCCGAGCAATAGATATTATTCATCATGCTTAA
- a CDS encoding transposase, protein MLPHLSKGKRGFKPRICLVKVVQLILKRMKTGCQWRELSVREYIEDPKVSWQHIYYYFNKWSKDESFKAAWKALLSSHKQLLDLSCAQLDGSHTPAKRGGEQVGYQGRKACKTTNSLYLSDNNG, encoded by the coding sequence ATATTACCACATTTAAGTAAGGGAAAGCGAGGTTTTAAGCCGAGAATATGTCTGGTAAAAGTGGTACAGCTAATCTTAAAGCGTATGAAAACTGGGTGCCAATGGCGGGAACTAAGTGTTCGGGAGTACATTGAAGATCCCAAAGTAAGCTGGCAGCATATATATTACTATTTCAATAAATGGAGTAAAGATGAATCATTCAAGGCAGCCTGGAAAGCGCTATTGTCAAGCCACAAACAGCTCCTGGACTTATCGTGCGCCCAACTTGATGGTAGTCATACACCGGCTAAACGGGGAGGAGAACAGGTGGGATACCAGGGCAGAAAGGCCTGTAAGACAACTAACAGTTTGTATTTGAGCGATAACAATGGCTAA